Genomic DNA from Williamwhitmania sp.:
CCGTAGCTACATTATAGAACAGGTTGGAGTTATTCTCAAGCGCCTTTGCACCGACCATCTCGATACCCTGCTGCTGCACCGACCCGATGTGCTGATGAGAGGGGAAGAGGTGGCAGAGGTATTTACCTATCTTAAGGAGCAGGGAATGGTAAAACGGTTTGGCGTAAGCAACATGAGTGTTGGCCAAGTTACCTACCTGCAGCATTTCTGGACCGAACCGTTGGTGGCTAACCAGCTGCAGCTGAGCCTTGGACATACTATTGTGCTGGATCAGGCCGTTTCGGTGAACACCAGCTTGGTTGCGTTCGATGGTGGTATGGAGGGAATGCTGGAGTATGCCCAGCTGCACCACATGGCTATTCAGGCCTGGAGTGCGCTCGACAAGGGCATCTACACCACCGTTTCGCCTCAGCATACCCCTGTGCAGCGCGCAGCAGCAGAGATGGTTGCACAGCTAGCCCAAAAGTATGGTACTACCCCAACAGCCATTGTGCTTGCCTGGCTCATGATGATTCCCGGAAACGTACAACCCATAATTGGCACCACAAAGATTGACCGTATTCTTGCTTGTAATGGGGCAACCACTACCCAGCTTACCCGCGAGGAGTGGTATGGCCTTTGGATTGCAGCACGAGGACAGAAGCTACCATAAATTTTTTTGCTTAAAGGTTGCCAATGAAAAAAGTTTGCTACATTTGTTCGTAATTTAACGAACAGTTGGTGGATAAAAAAGATATAATTTCAGCAGAGCAGCAACGACTTGCCCGTTACGCCAAGGCCATGGGACATCCCATTCGCATGTACGTGCTGGAGCTGCTTTCGAAGCAAAACTGCTGCTATAGCGGTGACCTTTCGGAGGAGCTTCCCATTGTAAAGTCCACCCTTTCTCAACACTTGAAAGAGTTGAGAGATGCTGGCCTTATACAGGGTGAAATTGAGGCGCCGCGTATTCGTTACTGCATCCATAAGGAGAACTGGAAGGATGCTCAGGGGCTGTTTCGGAAATTCCTAAAGTTGTAAAATTTTTTAACTACCTAGTTCGTTGTTTTGCGAACTACGAAAAAAAAGGAGCCATGAACATTAAAGTATTGGGAAGCGGCTGTACCAAGTGCAAGGCGCTCGAAAAAGTTACCCGTGAAGCCGTTACCGCGATGGGCGTTAGCGCTGAGGTTGAAAAGGTTGAGGACATTCAGAAGATTATGGGTTACGGAGTGATGCGAACCCCCGCGTTGGTTATCAACGAAAAGGTGGTGCTCAGTGGTCGATTGCCCTCGCTATCGGAGATAAAGGAGATTATTTCGAAGAATCAGTAAATAACCTTGGGCATTTGGAGTGCATTGGTGGCTTCCATTGATGAAGTAATTTCTGGACCATTCAAGAGCAGTTTCTTTGCCCTAATTTTTAACCCAATTCCAAAATGAAAGCAACTAAATTAGTTCTATTTTTTGCTCTTATTGCCGCAGCTATTTCGAGCAATGGACAAAATGTAAAGAAGGCAGAACCAGCCAAAACACCTACCGTTGAGGCATACTACTTTCACTTTACAGCACGCTGTGCAACCTGCTTAGCCGTTGAAGCGCAGACCGAGGGAGACATCAATGCCCTTTACCCTGAATTGGTAAAAAATGGCACCATCACCTTTAAGTCCATCAATCTGGATGATGCTACAAGCAAAGCCTTGGCCAACAAGTTGAAGGTTACGGGGCAAACCCTACTTTTTGTGGCTGGAGGTCAGAAGGTGGATCTTACCAACGAAGGGTTTCTCTACGCGAAGTCGAATCCCGATAAGCTCAAGGAGATTATTAAGCAGAAGTTGGATGGAATGCTGAAATAGATTGGATATCCGCTATTAAAATTTTGATTTTCAGATTTATTAATCTTAAAATTCTCCAATAGCTCATGTCCGACATTCTAAATGGCATTCTGGATGGGAGCACGGCTCCTTGGCTATCGGCGCTGGTGCTTGGGTTGATGACCGCCATTAGCCCATGCCCGCTGGCAACCAACATAACAGCGGTGGGCTACATTGGTAAGGATTTGGAGAGTCGTAACCGGGTGTTCCTCAATGGGGTGTTTTACACGTTAGGCCGATCGATAACCTACACGGTTATTCCGCTCCTCATTTTTCTTGGCGCAAATCAGTTCCAATTCTCCGGTTTTTTTCAGCGGTATGGGGAGAAGTTTATTGGGCCTGTTCTCATCTTCATTGGGTTGCTGATGCTCGATGTTATTCACCTGTCGTTGAGGGGAACGGGACGCTATGCCGAAAAGCTTCAGAATAGAACCGCTTGGCGTTATTGGGATTCGCTGCTTCTTGGGGTTGTTTTTGCCCTTGCCTTTTGCCCGTATAGCGGGGTGCTCTACTTTGGCATGCTGGTGCCTATGACCGTCACCAGTGCCTCAGGACTTTTCCTCCCGCTCATTTTTGCCGTGGCCACAGGTATTCCTGTAATCGTTTTTGCGTGGATTCTCGCTTTTGCGGTTTCTGAGGTGGGAACGGTTTACCGGCGCATCAAAACTTTTGAGCTCTGGTTTAGACGTGTAGTAGCCCTTCTGTTTTTGGTGGTAGGTGTTTACTATATTTTGCATGCGTTCTGGGGTATTGGGTAACCTTTGCCCCACATAAAATATTGTGTTGAAATGAAAAAGAGTATTTGGGTTCCGGCTGCGCTGCTGCCGATTTGGTTTTTGGTCTACCACTATCTTCAGCCCGTAACCGATTGGCTTATCGATTCCGTGTTTGGAATGGAGAAGGGAACCCACCTGACTGAAACGCTTAGGTTTTTCATTTTCGAGTTGCCAAAGGTGCTGTTGCTGCTTACGCTCATCATCTTCTTTGTGGGCATTGTTCGTTCCTACTTTTCGGCAGAGCGAACGCGTAAAATTTTGGAGGGTAAGTCGGAGTTTACGGGAAATGTGCTGGCAGCTCTACTGGGTATTGTTACGCCATTTTGCTCCTGCTCGGCCATTCCGCTCTTTTTAGGTTTTGTGGAGTCGGGGGTACCGTTGGGTGTAACCTTTTCGTTTCTAATTGCGGCCCCTATGATTAACGAGGTGGCCGTGGTGCTGCTGTTTGGCCTGTTTGGCTGGAAGGTAGCTTTGATATACGTGGTTACCGGATTGGTAATTGCCATTGCTGCCGGATGGACCATTGGCAAGCTAAAGCTGGAGCGGTGGGTGCAGGATTGGGTTTTTCAAACTCGACTTGGCGAGATGAACGGGGAGGAGGAGGTAAACGGCCTATCGTCGCGTATTCGCTTTGGTTACGATGCCGTTCGCGAAATTGTGGGTAAGGTTTGGATATACGTTGCAATTGGCATAGGTGTTGGCGCGGCAGCGCATGGCTATGTGCCGGCCGATTTTATGGCTGCGCTCATGGGTAAGTCGGCTTGGTATAGCGTGCCGCTCTCCATACTCATTGGGGTGCCGCTCTACTCCAATGCTGCCGGGATAATCCCCATTGTGTCGGTGCTGCTCGAAAAGGGTGCCTCGCTGGGAACCTCCCTCGCCTTTATGATGTCGGTAATTGCGCTCTCCCTACCGGAGATGATAATCCTACGGAAGGTGCTCAAGCTCCCCTTTATTCTCACCTTTGCTGGAATTGTGGCCTTTGGCATAATGGTGGTGGGGTATCTGTTTAACTTTATCTTCTGAGTGATGGACAAGACAGTGACGAGCCCTATTAATTGGGGTTACAAAAAGGTCGGAAGTCCGGAGACCGGAGACCGAAGACCGAAGTTGTGTAGCAGCTATCTACCGCTTTAACACCTCCGTGCAACTCTGCGAAAACACGGTGTAACTCTGTGCAGCATGGGAAAAGGAACTAGAAATTAGAACCGACCGAAGGGAGCTCAGCGAAGCCAAATCTTGTCACGTCCTGAAAAATGTCTACACAAAAGATGTAGGAATGGTCGCGTAAGGGGCTTCCCCTTAGAGTTCATCCCCACGATCATATTGCTGAGCGGGAGTCAAGTTGCGGTTGTGGCAGCTGTGGCGATGGTTGCAAAGCATGTGGTTAGAGGTAAATAACTACAATGGTGTGAGTTTGGTTCTCTAAATATTTTGCGTTTATACCATAAGCAAGGAGAAATATTAGTGCAGAAACTTGCTAATCAATCATTTTACATACATTTCTTAAAATAAAATTGTTTTTTAAAAAAAGTATTACATTTGTAAGCGAATACTTACATACAAGATGAAGCAATCAACCGAAGTACGACAGACCCAAATAAAGCGCGCTGTGCTTGACATTATCCATTCCGATGGGTTACGGAATGTGTCAACTCGAATGCTATCCCAAAGGATTGGTATAAGTGAGGCTACAATATTTAGACATTTTGCATCTAAGCAGGATATCATCCTTTCCATTATTAGCGATGTGCAAAAGGATTTTATCGGCTCCTTGCGCACCATTGCCAATTCTAACATTGAACCGGAGAAACGCTTGGAGATGTTTATTTCACAAACAGTTAAGTACCTTGTAGACAACAGAGGCATCACCATGGTGCTTTTTTCTGGAGCGTTGAATAACAGCGACGCTGAGTTAAAAAGTAACCTACAGCAGATATTCAATAGCCAAAAAAACCTAGTAAGCAAAATATTTCTCGATGGCATTGCTATAGGCAAGTGGGACGATAGCATTCCTGTCGAGAATTTAGCCATGCTTTATATGGGGTTTCCTGTTTCGCTTAACATAGGTCTAATTCTAGGCGCTGGGGAATTTTGTGCTGAGAATATCTGCAGTCAGATGATGCAAATGTTGCAGAAAATTCTAACAAAATAATTCTTTTATCGTTGATGTAAGTAATCACTTACTATTGTATTTCAAAATGCTTAACTATTTTCACTTTAAGTAAAATCCTACGACTATGGAATCAAACGAAAAGCACCATCACCATCACGATGTAAGCGGCAAAAACCTTGGAATAACCATTGCGCTTAACATAGTGATAGCTGCTGTTGAAGCGGCTGGCGGGTTTATTTCGGGTAGCATGGCGCTGCTTAGCGATGCAACTCACAACTTCAGCGATGTGATTTCGTTGTTGGTGAGCTATATGGCTAACCGGCTTGCCAAGCGAGATGCAAGCCAAGCACAAACTTTCGGTTACAGACGCTCCGAGATATTTGCTGCATTTTTGAACTCTGCTACCTTGATTGTACTTGCCATTTTTATACTGGTGGAAGCAGTGAAACGGTTAATAATCCCAGCACCAATTTCCGCCGATTGGGTAATTTATCTTTCGCTGCTCAGCATTCTTGTTAATGGTGCCAGCGTTCTATTTATTAAGGGAGATACAGAGGATAATCTCAATATGAAATCGGCCTACCTGCACCTCTTCAGCGACATGCTTACCTCTATTGCTGTATTGGCAGGAGGTTTGGCCATGAAATACCTTCAGTGGTTTTGGGTCGACTCAGTTTTCTCTATTACAATTGCCATATACCTACTTTATCTCAGCTGGAATATTTTTAAAACTTCACTGAAGATGCTGATGCAGTTTACCCCACCTGGAATCAACTTGGAGCAAATTGTGTTGCAATTGGAGCAAATTTCCGGCGTGAAGAATATTCACCATGTCCACGTCTGGCAGCTCAGTGAGCACGAGATTATGTTTGAGGCGCATGTTGACTTACGAAATGATATATCAATTAGTGGATTCGAGAAGATCTTAGCTGTAATTCAGAAAACCCTATTCGGATTTGAAATAACTCATTGCACTATTCAGCCGGAGTTTGGGGTTGAGGACAGTAAGCATATAATTCACAACTAGCATTAATTGTTTTACTTAAACCTAGAAAAGATGAATAATTTGAAGGATTGGCTAATGGAAGTCGAAAACGCCGATACAAAAATGGCGAGTTCGCTACACACACTCTCTCAACTGAATTTCAGCAACTATGTATTGTTTCATACAAGGGAAATCAGTTAAACTAAGGAGGAACAACCATGTTTAAAAATGTACTCATTTTTCTATGCTTTCCCATGGTGTTGCATGCCCAAGACGTGCAGCACATAGCTCAGCTCTTCGATTCGCTCAAAACGCACCCAGCAACACAGGGTGATGAGATACGGATTGAACAGGCCCTTGCAGGGAAAACAATGGCTTACAGCAAGCTATACCCAAACATTAACCTCTTCGGGAGGTACGATTACGCATCATCTGCCACGGCCATGTTGCCGTTACCGCTAAATGAACTTTTTGCCTATAAGGCTGATCCAACCAAGGCTCAACCCTTTAGCGAAAACATCTACAGGGTTGGAGCGACGATTTCCATGCCCATTTTTGTAGCATCCATCTTTCCCATGGCTGCCAAGGCGAAAATGATGGCACGTTCCGCCAAGGACTTGAAAAACATCAATCTACTAAAAAACGAGGCGGTCATTGTTGGCGCCAACGCTAACCTGTTGTACATGCAGGCCTTGGATTCGGCATTGACGAAAAAAAGGAACTCCCTGCTAAAAACAAAGGAGTTTGTGGTCATCAAAACCAACAACGGACGTGCCCCTGAATCGGCGCTCCTGAACATAAACAACGGGATCAGCCAGATCGATATCATGAAAAACGACCTAGCATTGCAACGCGATGAGGTGGTAGCCGTTATCCAATCGCTGACGGGCGTTGCCTTAAATAGCCCGGTAACTATGGAGCAGGTTGGCACCTATAAAGATGGGAATATTAAAGCGCTTGATCCGTTACGTGAAAAAGCGGAAGCCGACCGGTTAGGATACAGGGCCGAAAAAGAAAAACTTTTGCCATCCCTAGTGCTGCAAGGCAGCTATAGCAACAATACGGCAAAATCGTACAATAATAATCAGCGTGTAAACAACGATTATACTGCCGTTGGGATCGTTTTACGAATCCCCCTGTTTGCCAAAGACCAGTATGCCCAAATAAAAAAGAGCAGGCTGGATTATGAAGCATCTAAGAACGACCTCGACCGAATGAGTCTGGAACTCTCGTCGCAGGCATCGCAGTTGCAAAGTAGCTTGCTGCTGCTTGATAATTCCATTCTACTGTACAAAACTAGCATCAAGGACAAGGAACAACTTTTAGGGATAGCGAAGGTCAGTTACCAGTCCGACCGATTGTCTATGGAAGATTACCTTAAATATGAGGACGATCTCGTCCTTGAACAATCGAAGCTGTTTAAGGCCCAAGCCCAGAAATGGCAAACACTGATGAAACTTAACGTAATTTATGGAAATAATATTGAGGAGGTAGTGAAATGAAAAAGAAAACGATAATCACCGTTGTCATAGTTGTTTTAATATTGGCAGGCGGTATTTTGGCCGTAAAAAGAGCCGAAAAGAGAGATGCTTCAGCACCCGTTGCAAAAACGTATGCCATGGTGGTATCCACCATGAAACCGGAACTGAAGGAAGTAACCCTTACCTTGCCCTACCTAGCTCTTGTTCAAAATGACGAAGATGTGGTGGTGGCATCCAAAATAGCAGCCCGTATCGAGTCTTTAAAGCCAAGCGGCACCGATGTATCCAAAGGTACTGTCATTGTAAGGCTCGATAATACCAGTATCGAAAGTGGGGTACAAAGTATCAAAGCCCAGATTTCTGCTGCTAGTACTGGTCTTAAAAACCTTCAGGCCACGCATAAGCGGACGCTCGAACTCCTGGCAGTGAAAGGTGCATCTATTGAGCAATCCGAAATGGAAGAGAGTAAAATTGCCGAAACGGAAGCGAAGATCGAAGCGTTGAACCAAAGCCTGAACGATATCAGAAACACCCAGTCTTACGCAACTATTACTGCACCTGTATCCGGCATAATTTCAAAAACAATGCTTAACGTTGGTGATATGGCTATGCCAGGTATGCCCATCGCCATTATCAGCTCCAACCGCGGCGCATACCTGAAACTTAGTGTACCGGCCGATCTGAAAGTTTATGGTGCAACCATCAATGGACAAAGCTATGATGCAATTGCGCTCAATAGCACTTTTAACAGCCTCGCAGAGTATAAAATCCAGGTAAAGAACCTTAACCTGATGACAGGCGAACGCGTGGAAGTAAATGTGATAGTGTACAACGGCAAAGCAGTGAAGCTACCCTTCGATGCTATTTTAAACCGAAATGGTAAGAGTTACGTGTTTGTTAAAAACAACGATAAGGCCGTGGCCACTGAGGTTTCTATCATCCAATCCGGCGAAGATGGCGCTGTGATAAGCAATAACGATCTTGCCGGGAAAGAAGTGGTGGTTGAAAAACAGGATATCCTGCTAAAACTTCTTTCAGGCGTTGCACTAAAAAGCAAGGAGGAATAAGCCATGTTTGATTATTTCTACAAGCGGCCATATCTGCTATATTCGCTGATATTTGCCTTCTTTATCATGGGGGTGATGGCGCTCGTCACACTGCCCAAAAATCTGTTCCCCGATTCTACCCCGCCCCAAGTCATTGTGATTACAAAGGTACCAGGAGCAACTGCACAGGTAGCTGCCAATACGGTTTCAAAACCGATTGAGCAGGAGATTGCCCGCTTAGGTTTGTTAACCGAGGTTAGCTCGGTGAACGTGGCCAACTTCTCTATCGTGAAGGCTGAGTTCAAGTATGAAAAAGGTCTCGATGCAGCAGCCGTTGACGTGGCCAACGCCCTTTCCATTGCCAAAGGAAACCTTCCGGCTGATGCCAATCCTGCCATCTATACCGCAGGAGACTTTACGCTACCGGTCGATGTGATTTCAGTTTCACCCAAAACTGACAGCGTAAACCTGGGCGACATCCGCAAAATGGTGGATGGCTTTATAAAACCATACCTGTTAAGCAATCCTGATATCGGGAATGTGGAAGTATTTGGGGGCTATGAAAGTTCAATCAATATTGAAGTAGACCCGTTCAAGGCTAAACGCTTCAATGTCGATTTCGATAAAATAGCCATGGCACTCAAGGTGCTTAACCGCGATATGCCCATTGGGTTCGTAAAAGGAGCCAATAACTTCTACACCATTACTTTTTATGGCGAAAAAGACGAAATAGAAAAATTGAAGCAAATTACGATTCTTCCCAATGTAAGGTTAAGTGATGTGGCCAATGTGGAATGGGGTTATAAAAAACGCACCAGCGGATATATTGGTAACGGAAAGCCTGCTATTGCATTAGCCATTCAGCGTACTCCTGGCGGCAGCGTTTTAAGCGTGAGCAACGCAGCTAGGGCTGAGATGAAGAACCTGCAGGCGAAATATCCGAACTTTAATTTTGAGATTTCCGATACACAGCGCAACCTGATTCAGCTTGCTAACAATAACATGCTGATTGCCCTTCGCGATGCTATTTTTTATACGTTGATCGTTATCCTGTTTTTCATTGGAAATTTCAGGGCCATTGCCGCGGCCGCCATCACCATTCCCATGGTTTTCTTTTCAACAATGGCGGTTATCTGGCTTACCGGCGGAAGCCTTAACATAGTAATCTATACAGCAATCATCCTTGCCTTGGGGCTGCTAACCGATAACGCGGTGGTGGTGCTCGAAAATATTGAACGGCACCTGAATGAGCTGAAGGAAGATTTACAAACAGCCATCCAAAAGGGGACTAAAGAAGTTGTTGGGCCAATATGGTCGGGAACCATTGCTACCATTGCCATTGTAGCCCCACTGATGTTTGTTGGCGGATTTCCCGAAAAAATCTTTAAACCATTGATATTTACCTTAATCATTGCGTTGCTGGTCTCGTTTTTTCTTTCCATTACATTCATTCCCAAACTTTTGGAAATGTTTTATAAAAACGGACACAACAAGAACAAAGTTGAGAAATGGTTCGACCGTTTGTACGAAAAGTCCGTTGGCCGCTTGGTAGAACCTTACGTGGGCGTCATCCGGTTTTCGAATGGTAAACGTAAAGTTCTGCGCCGTGTGTTGCTTTCGGTGGGAGTATTGCTGCTGTTGCTGGTGAGTGTTAAAACAATTATGCCTACCATCGGCAAGGATGCCATGCCACCCATGGATACGGGCATTATTAAAGCACAAATACAATTTAGTTCCAACGAAACAACGAATAGCGCCGAAAAAAAACTGGAACCATTTATAGCCTGGCTGCACAAGCAACCGTGGGCTAACATGAGTTCCGTTGCTTTTGGGAATGAAATGGGCGTGTTGAGCCTCGGGAGCGGCAACTTACCTTCCGAAGCTACCATTACCGTGAATTGCGTGGACCGTTTCCACCGCAAGATGAACATGTGGCAGATTGAAAAAATTATGCGCGATACGCTGTCACACCTGGAAGGCATCAAGAAAAACGACGTATACGATTTTGGCGCCACCGCTCTTTCCACCATCAAGGCAACGCTCGATGTCAGGATTAAATCGCCATACGTGGACGGTTTGGCCGAAAAGTCACAGGAAGTGAAAGATGCTTTGGCCAATGTAAAAGGATTAACTTCTGTCTCCACGAGCTGGGACAAGGACTTCACTGAGATTGCCCTGAACATTGACGAGAACAAGGCGCTGAGCTATGGCATCACACCGTATGAAATTGCCATGCAGATTCTGGCAAAGGGCCAGGTAGTGGGGCTGAATGCCAACTTGCAGTCGCTCAACACACAGCCTGTTACCCTTTACTTCAAGGGTAAATTTGGCGAGAACGAGCAGACGCTAAGGCTTTTGCCAATTCATACCGCTATGGGCGAAGTTCCGCTCGAACAACTGGCCAAAATTTCGAAAAACCTGACGTTTGCCAAGATCGAACGCGACAAAATGATGTACAGTATCGATGTCAACGGCTACCGGTCCAATAGGCCCGTGTCGCATATCACAGCCGATGCCGAAGCAGCACTTAAAAATGTGAAAAGCAACAACGATGTGGTTATTTCGCAGGAAGGAGATATTGCCCAGATTAACGACAGCTTTCATCGCATGATCAAAGCCATCGCGCTGGGGATTTTCATCCTAACCATGGTGCTTATTTCCATCTACCGGTCAGTGAAACTATCCCTCATTATGATTCTGGTATTGCCGCTTTCAATGATCGGTGCGGCTTGGGGAATGCTCTTGTTCCATAAGCCAAGCTGCATGCCAAGTTTGCTGGGGATACTGCTGCTGTTTGGTATCATCATTAAAAATGCGGTACTGCTCATCGATTTCTACCAAAAGCACAGAGACAGTGGTGAATCGCCTTACGATAGCGCTATTGAAAGCGTACGGGTGCGTTTCCGTCCAGTAATGATGACTGCCTTTGGAACAATTGCCGGAATGATCCCTATTGCGCTAGAACAGGCAGTTGGTCTTGAACGCTTAAGCCCGTTGGCCGATGTGGCTATTGGTGGGTTACTTGTAGGTACACTGTTAACCCTAATATTTGTGCCAATGTTCGCCTACATCGTAGATACAAAAAAGGAGAAGATAAAACTAGCAAGTAATGAAGATGGTAGGACAGCAATAGAGTAGATTTACTGCAACTCTTCAAAAATAGAAGGCTATCTAAAATGAAATTGCGGTAATATTGAATAACCTCTACACATAGAAAAGAGTAGCCTTTTGTGCTACTCTTTTCTTATAGAAATACGATCTAATCATTACCACACTTTACGGTGATTAGAATTCCTGCAATTATTTATGATTATTGACTCTAACGTGAGAAAGATGAGACGGTATTTTTTGATAACTCTAATATTATTGATTGGTGGTAGAATTACGTATGGCCAGTCTTTAAAAGGCGAAAATGGCGAGTTGGTAGTTAATCGCCTGATGGATTCCTTGTGGATTCATCCCACCAGCTTTATCAACCATAACGATCCAAACTGGATCAGGCTAAACCAACATTTGCGATACATAGATATCTTAAAACTAAACGGTATAATACATTCTATTTTTTTTGATGATAACTCCTTTATACTT
This window encodes:
- a CDS encoding aldo/keto reductase, whose protein sequence is MKKIDTKQLIYGCMGLGGGWNSNAVTAADEQQAEAAIEAALSVGITIFDHADIYTNGKAEEVFGRVLKRRPELRSKMVLQSKTGICKGCAPDGTNLYNLSRSYIIEQVGVILKRLCTDHLDTLLLHRPDVLMRGEEVAEVFTYLKEQGMVKRFGVSNMSVGQVTYLQHFWTEPLVANQLQLSLGHTIVLDQAVSVNTSLVAFDGGMEGMLEYAQLHHMAIQAWSALDKGIYTTVSPQHTPVQRAAAEMVAQLAQKYGTTPTAIVLAWLMMIPGNVQPIIGTTKIDRILACNGATTTQLTREEWYGLWIAARGQKLP
- a CDS encoding metalloregulator ArsR/SmtB family transcription factor: MDKKDIISAEQQRLARYAKAMGHPIRMYVLELLSKQNCCYSGDLSEELPIVKSTLSQHLKELRDAGLIQGEIEAPRIRYCIHKENWKDAQGLFRKFLKL
- a CDS encoding thioredoxin family protein, translated to MNIKVLGSGCTKCKALEKVTREAVTAMGVSAEVEKVEDIQKIMGYGVMRTPALVINEKVVLSGRLPSLSEIKEIISKNQ
- a CDS encoding nitrophenyl compound nitroreductase subunit ArsF family protein, which codes for MKATKLVLFFALIAAAISSNGQNVKKAEPAKTPTVEAYYFHFTARCATCLAVEAQTEGDINALYPELVKNGTITFKSINLDDATSKALANKLKVTGQTLLFVAGGQKVDLTNEGFLYAKSNPDKLKEIIKQKLDGMLK
- a CDS encoding aromatic aminobenezylarsenical efflux permease ArsG family transporter, coding for MSDILNGILDGSTAPWLSALVLGLMTAISPCPLATNITAVGYIGKDLESRNRVFLNGVFYTLGRSITYTVIPLLIFLGANQFQFSGFFQRYGEKFIGPVLIFIGLLMLDVIHLSLRGTGRYAEKLQNRTAWRYWDSLLLGVVFALAFCPYSGVLYFGMLVPMTVTSASGLFLPLIFAVATGIPVIVFAWILAFAVSEVGTVYRRIKTFELWFRRVVALLFLVVGVYYILHAFWGIG
- a CDS encoding permease, which gives rise to MKKSIWVPAALLPIWFLVYHYLQPVTDWLIDSVFGMEKGTHLTETLRFFIFELPKVLLLLTLIIFFVGIVRSYFSAERTRKILEGKSEFTGNVLAALLGIVTPFCSCSAIPLFLGFVESGVPLGVTFSFLIAAPMINEVAVVLLFGLFGWKVALIYVVTGLVIAIAAGWTIGKLKLERWVQDWVFQTRLGEMNGEEEVNGLSSRIRFGYDAVREIVGKVWIYVAIGIGVGAAAHGYVPADFMAALMGKSAWYSVPLSILIGVPLYSNAAGIIPIVSVLLEKGASLGTSLAFMMSVIALSLPEMIILRKVLKLPFILTFAGIVAFGIMVVGYLFNFIF
- a CDS encoding TetR/AcrR family transcriptional regulator; translation: MKQSTEVRQTQIKRAVLDIIHSDGLRNVSTRMLSQRIGISEATIFRHFASKQDIILSIISDVQKDFIGSLRTIANSNIEPEKRLEMFISQTVKYLVDNRGITMVLFSGALNNSDAELKSNLQQIFNSQKNLVSKIFLDGIAIGKWDDSIPVENLAMLYMGFPVSLNIGLILGAGEFCAENICSQMMQMLQKILTK
- a CDS encoding cation diffusion facilitator family transporter produces the protein MESNEKHHHHHDVSGKNLGITIALNIVIAAVEAAGGFISGSMALLSDATHNFSDVISLLVSYMANRLAKRDASQAQTFGYRRSEIFAAFLNSATLIVLAIFILVEAVKRLIIPAPISADWVIYLSLLSILVNGASVLFIKGDTEDNLNMKSAYLHLFSDMLTSIAVLAGGLAMKYLQWFWVDSVFSITIAIYLLYLSWNIFKTSLKMLMQFTPPGINLEQIVLQLEQISGVKNIHHVHVWQLSEHEIMFEAHVDLRNDISISGFEKILAVIQKTLFGFEITHCTIQPEFGVEDSKHIIHN
- a CDS encoding TolC family protein encodes the protein MFKNVLIFLCFPMVLHAQDVQHIAQLFDSLKTHPATQGDEIRIEQALAGKTMAYSKLYPNINLFGRYDYASSATAMLPLPLNELFAYKADPTKAQPFSENIYRVGATISMPIFVASIFPMAAKAKMMARSAKDLKNINLLKNEAVIVGANANLLYMQALDSALTKKRNSLLKTKEFVVIKTNNGRAPESALLNINNGISQIDIMKNDLALQRDEVVAVIQSLTGVALNSPVTMEQVGTYKDGNIKALDPLREKAEADRLGYRAEKEKLLPSLVLQGSYSNNTAKSYNNNQRVNNDYTAVGIVLRIPLFAKDQYAQIKKSRLDYEASKNDLDRMSLELSSQASQLQSSLLLLDNSILLYKTSIKDKEQLLGIAKVSYQSDRLSMEDYLKYEDDLVLEQSKLFKAQAQKWQTLMKLNVIYGNNIEEVVK
- a CDS encoding efflux RND transporter periplasmic adaptor subunit — translated: MKKKTIITVVIVVLILAGGILAVKRAEKRDASAPVAKTYAMVVSTMKPELKEVTLTLPYLALVQNDEDVVVASKIAARIESLKPSGTDVSKGTVIVRLDNTSIESGVQSIKAQISAASTGLKNLQATHKRTLELLAVKGASIEQSEMEESKIAETEAKIEALNQSLNDIRNTQSYATITAPVSGIISKTMLNVGDMAMPGMPIAIISSNRGAYLKLSVPADLKVYGATINGQSYDAIALNSTFNSLAEYKIQVKNLNLMTGERVEVNVIVYNGKAVKLPFDAILNRNGKSYVFVKNNDKAVATEVSIIQSGEDGAVISNNDLAGKEVVVEKQDILLKLLSGVALKSKEE